In Polynucleobacter sp. MWH-S4W17, a genomic segment contains:
- a CDS encoding ABC transporter permease has product MKHGLNRPALEYGSGFPTLLFKEVKRFYKVAFQTVAAPVLTAVLYLMIFGHVLEGREVYGRLSYTAFLIPGLVMMSVLQNAFANTSSSLIQSKVTGNLVFVLLAPLSHFEFYSAYILAAVFRGIVVGLGVLLITIWFATPTLEYPLWILTFAFLGAAILGSLGLIAGIWADKYDQLAAFQNFIIMPATMLSGVFYSIHSLPPAWQVVSHFNPFFYMIDGFRYGFFGVSDNSPWSSLVIVFCFFVVVSVIALRLLQKGYKLRY; this is encoded by the coding sequence ATGAAACATGGCCTCAATCGACCTGCCCTAGAGTACGGCAGCGGTTTTCCTACTCTATTGTTTAAAGAGGTAAAGCGCTTTTATAAAGTGGCTTTTCAGACGGTGGCTGCACCGGTGCTTACAGCTGTCCTCTACCTAATGATCTTTGGCCATGTGCTTGAGGGCAGAGAAGTCTACGGACGTTTAAGTTACACGGCCTTCTTAATTCCTGGTCTTGTGATGATGAGTGTTTTGCAAAATGCTTTTGCAAATACTTCATCTTCTTTGATTCAATCTAAGGTCACCGGCAACTTAGTGTTTGTTTTGTTGGCCCCCCTAAGCCATTTCGAGTTTTACTCTGCTTATATTTTGGCTGCAGTATTTCGGGGAATTGTTGTGGGACTGGGCGTTCTATTAATTACCATCTGGTTCGCAACACCCACTTTGGAATATCCATTATGGATTTTGACGTTTGCTTTCTTGGGGGCAGCTATTTTGGGAAGTCTTGGCTTAATTGCTGGCATCTGGGCTGATAAATATGACCAGTTAGCTGCTTTTCAGAACTTCATCATCATGCCCGCAACGATGCTGTCAGGTGTCTTTTACTCTATTCACTCTTTACCGCCAGCATGGCAAGTGGTGTCGCACTTCAATCCGTTCTTTTACATGATTGATGGCTTCCGTTACGGCTTTTTTGGGGTTTCAGATAACTCCCCTTGGAGCAGCTTAGTCATTGTGTTCTGCTTTTTTGTAGTGGTGTCAGTCATTGCCCTGCGGCTGCTGCAAAAGGGCTATAAGCTCCGCTATTAA
- a CDS encoding BolA family protein: MLPTPQQIEGYIKQGIQCTHIQVEGDGQHFFATIVSPEFEGKRLVQRHQLVYGAMGDRMKAEVHALSIKAFTPEEFAQNSAA; encoded by the coding sequence ATGCTACCCACCCCACAACAGATTGAAGGCTATATCAAGCAAGGCATTCAGTGCACTCATATACAGGTTGAGGGTGATGGCCAGCACTTTTTTGCCACCATCGTGAGCCCCGAGTTTGAAGGTAAGCGTTTGGTACAGCGCCACCAATTGGTATACGGTGCAATGGGTGATCGTATGAAGGCAGAAGTTCATGCTTTATCAATCAAGGCATTTACACCTGAAGAGTTTGCGCAAAACTCAGCAGCATAA
- the murA gene encoding UDP-N-acetylglucosamine 1-carboxyvinyltransferase: protein MDKLRMVGGTPLNGEVVIAGAKNAALPILCACLLTDQPVVLRNVPDLQDVRTMLKLLQEIGVTVDFPSAGDRSHMVLNAAVIKSSEATYEMVKTMRASILVLGPLLARMHSAKVSLPGGCAIGARPVDQHIKGLKAMGASIKIKSGYIQAETKSQSDRLKGASILTDMITVTGTENLLMAATLASGTTILENAAREPEVGDLAELLVKMGAKISGIGSDRLVIEGVEKLHGAEHSVIPDRIEAGTFLCAVAATGGEITVKHCRPDTLDAVIVKLKEAGLQMEIGPDWIKASMQGRPKAVNFRTSEYPAFPTDMQAQLMTVNAIASGISTITETIFENRFMHVQELNRLGADIAIEGNTAIAQGVEKLSGAIVMATDLRASASLVIAGLAAQGETQVDRIYHLDRGYDRMEQKLTLLGANIERVK, encoded by the coding sequence ATGGATAAATTACGAATGGTTGGCGGCACCCCTCTCAATGGAGAGGTAGTGATTGCCGGCGCTAAAAATGCCGCATTGCCCATTCTGTGCGCTTGTCTATTAACTGATCAACCAGTTGTATTGCGTAATGTTCCTGATTTGCAAGATGTGCGTACTATGCTCAAGCTTTTACAAGAAATTGGTGTAACAGTCGATTTCCCAAGTGCTGGTGATCGTAGTCACATGGTATTGAACGCGGCGGTCATTAAAAGTTCAGAAGCGACTTATGAGATGGTGAAGACTATGCGCGCTTCTATCTTGGTACTTGGCCCACTTTTGGCCAGAATGCATAGCGCAAAGGTTTCGTTGCCGGGTGGTTGCGCAATTGGCGCACGTCCAGTAGATCAGCATATCAAAGGCTTGAAGGCGATGGGCGCGAGTATCAAGATTAAGAGTGGCTACATTCAGGCTGAAACCAAGTCACAGTCAGATCGTCTAAAGGGCGCCTCCATTCTGACTGACATGATTACCGTAACCGGTACTGAGAATTTATTGATGGCGGCCACTTTGGCGTCGGGTACAACTATCTTAGAAAACGCTGCACGCGAGCCTGAGGTTGGTGACTTGGCTGAATTGTTAGTGAAGATGGGTGCGAAGATTTCTGGAATTGGTAGTGATCGTCTGGTTATCGAGGGCGTTGAAAAACTTCATGGTGCAGAACATTCGGTTATTCCGGATCGCATTGAAGCGGGCACATTCTTATGTGCAGTTGCAGCTACTGGTGGTGAGATCACCGTTAAGCATTGCCGTCCCGATACTTTGGATGCCGTGATTGTGAAGTTGAAAGAAGCGGGTCTGCAAATGGAGATTGGTCCAGACTGGATTAAGGCTTCGATGCAGGGTCGTCCTAAAGCAGTCAACTTCCGCACTTCTGAATACCCTGCTTTTCCGACAGATATGCAAGCGCAGCTCATGACAGTCAATGCAATCGCATCGGGTATCTCAACCATTACCGAGACGATTTTTGAAAACCGCTTTATGCACGTTCAAGAACTCAATCGTTTGGGTGCGGACATTGCTATTGAAGGCAATACTGCGATTGCCCAGGGAGTAGAGAAGCTCTCAGGTGCGATTGTGATGGCTACCGATTTGCGGGCCTCGGCTAGTTTGGTGATTGCTGGATTGGCCGCCCAAGGCGAAACCCAAGTAGACCGGATTTACCACTTAGATCGTGGCTATGACCGCATGGAGCAAAAGTTAACCCTCTTGGGCGCCAATATTGAGCGCGTTAAGTAA
- the hisG gene encoding ATP phosphoribosyltransferase produces the protein MKLTLALSKGRIFEETAEILSKVGIVPLEDPEKSRKLIIETSNLDVRLIIVRASDVPTYVQFGGADFGVAGLDVLMEKGSDGLYVPYDLNIAKCRMSVAVREGFDYAAAVKQGSRLKVATKYVNCAREHFANKGVHIDTIQLYGSMELAPLVGLADAIVDLVSTGNTLKANGLVEVEPIADISARLVVNQASYKRKRAQLQPIFELLK, from the coding sequence ATGAAATTGACTTTAGCCCTCTCCAAAGGGCGCATCTTCGAAGAAACTGCAGAGATCTTGTCCAAGGTTGGCATAGTGCCGCTGGAGGATCCTGAGAAGTCACGCAAACTCATTATTGAGACCTCTAATCTAGATGTTCGCCTGATTATTGTTCGCGCCTCAGACGTGCCTACTTATGTGCAATTTGGCGGCGCTGATTTTGGGGTAGCTGGGTTGGATGTATTGATGGAAAAAGGGAGTGATGGTTTGTACGTCCCTTACGACTTGAATATTGCAAAGTGCCGCATGTCTGTCGCGGTCCGTGAAGGATTTGATTACGCTGCCGCAGTAAAACAAGGTTCTCGTTTAAAAGTTGCTACGAAGTATGTCAATTGCGCGCGTGAACACTTTGCCAATAAAGGTGTGCATATCGATACGATTCAACTGTATGGCTCAATGGAGCTCGCTCCTTTGGTCGGCTTGGCAGATGCGATTGTGGATCTGGTGTCTACTGGTAATACGCTCAAAGCGAACGGCTTAGTGGAAGTTGAGCCAATTGCTGATATCAGCGCTCGCCTAGTGGTCAATCAAGCTTCATACAAACGCAAGCGTGCGCAGCTACAACCTATTTTTGAGCTACTGAAGTAA
- the hisD gene encoding histidinol dehydrogenase, with protein sequence MSSNINVKRLNSKDAGFREILLSSLSLPSADDEAIDAAVVKILAAVKDKGDEAVLGFTKQFDRLNVASVSDLEISRKDLELAYQSLSAEQKNALDIAAQRVRAYHERQKIETGCHSWEYEEKDGTRLGQKVTPLDRVGIYVPGGKAAYPSSVLMNAIPAKVAGVAEVIMVVPTPDGARNPLVLAAAYLAGVDRVFTIGGAQAVGALAYGTKTIPSVDKIVGPGNAYVAAAKRRVFGTVGIDMIAGPSEILVLCDGSTPPDWVAMDLFSQAEHDEQAQSILLCPDAQYIEQVQASINQLLPEMPRAKVIEASLTNRALLIQVNDMSEACEIANAIAAEHLEICAADPRQWADQIRHAGAIFMGNYTSESLGDYCAGPNHVLPTARTARFSSPLGVYDFIKRSSMIEVSEAGAQTLGAVASTLAHGEGLQAHARAAEMRLKK encoded by the coding sequence ATGTCTTCAAACATTAACGTAAAACGCCTCAATAGCAAGGATGCAGGCTTCAGAGAAATTCTGTTGTCGAGCTTGTCCTTGCCGTCTGCTGATGATGAGGCGATAGATGCTGCAGTAGTGAAGATTTTGGCAGCAGTTAAAGACAAAGGTGATGAAGCGGTTCTGGGTTTTACAAAACAGTTTGATCGCTTGAATGTGGCAAGTGTTTCAGATTTAGAGATTTCTCGCAAAGATTTAGAGCTGGCTTATCAGTCTTTATCTGCTGAACAAAAAAATGCTCTTGATATTGCTGCGCAAAGAGTGCGTGCTTATCACGAGAGGCAAAAGATTGAAACGGGTTGCCACTCTTGGGAGTACGAAGAGAAAGATGGAACACGTCTCGGTCAAAAAGTAACTCCATTAGATCGTGTTGGCATTTATGTGCCAGGCGGTAAAGCAGCTTATCCCTCGTCCGTATTGATGAATGCTATTCCTGCAAAAGTAGCGGGTGTTGCCGAGGTGATCATGGTGGTACCTACCCCTGATGGTGCGCGCAATCCTTTGGTTTTGGCGGCAGCCTATCTTGCTGGAGTAGATCGCGTCTTTACGATCGGTGGCGCTCAAGCAGTTGGCGCTTTAGCCTACGGCACTAAAACTATTCCGTCGGTTGATAAGATTGTTGGACCTGGCAATGCCTATGTGGCTGCAGCCAAGCGGAGAGTCTTTGGCACTGTTGGCATCGATATGATCGCTGGCCCATCGGAAATTTTGGTTCTTTGTGATGGATCTACTCCTCCGGATTGGGTTGCAATGGACCTGTTTTCTCAGGCTGAGCATGATGAGCAGGCTCAATCGATCCTTCTCTGTCCAGATGCTCAATATATTGAGCAAGTGCAAGCAAGCATCAACCAGCTCCTCCCTGAAATGCCAAGAGCAAAGGTGATTGAAGCTTCACTCACAAATCGCGCTTTGTTAATTCAGGTAAACGATATGTCTGAAGCCTGTGAGATTGCTAATGCGATTGCTGCTGAGCACTTGGAGATTTGCGCTGCCGATCCACGTCAGTGGGCTGACCAAATTCGTCATGCGGGCGCCATCTTCATGGGTAACTACACTAGTGAATCCTTGGGCGATTACTGCGCCGGCCCTAATCACGTTTTACCTACTGCACGCACGGCACGCTTTTCTTCACCATTGGGTGTGTATGACTTTATCAAGCGCTCGAGCATGATCGAAGTAAGTGAAGCTGGCGCCCAAACCTTGGGCGCTGTTGCAAGTACGCTAGCTCACGGTGAGGGCTTACAAGCCCATGCACGTGCAGCTGAGATGCGCTTAAAGAAGTAA
- the hisC gene encoding histidinol-phosphate transaminase, producing the protein MSRFWSPVVQTLTPYVPGEQPQMQRLVKLNTNESPYGPSPKALAAIEGQNTADLRLYPDPEGAALKQAIAKLHGLDANQVFVGNGSDEVLAHVFAGLLKQSKPVHFPDITYSFYPVYCKLFGINAQIVPLDENFEIKTADYQSPNGGIIFPNPNAPTGRSIPRSEIEALVLRNKDSVLVIDEAYVDYGTESCIPLLRGANCPENLLVVHTLSKSRALAGLRVGFAVGHPALIEGLERVKNSFNSYPLGRLAQAGAVAAIEDQAHLEATSAKVIQTRTKLIEQLDALGFATLPSTANFIFTRHSKHAGAKLYQALRDRGIIVRHFKSPRIEEFLRITIGTDEQSNELVAALKEILN; encoded by the coding sequence ATGAGCCGTTTTTGGAGCCCCGTTGTTCAAACCCTAACCCCCTATGTTCCAGGGGAACAACCGCAAATGCAGCGGCTGGTAAAACTCAATACCAACGAGAGTCCCTATGGCCCATCGCCCAAAGCGCTTGCTGCTATTGAAGGTCAAAATACTGCCGATTTACGCCTCTATCCCGATCCGGAAGGCGCAGCCCTAAAACAAGCTATCGCTAAATTACATGGCTTAGATGCAAATCAAGTCTTTGTAGGCAATGGCTCTGATGAAGTGTTGGCGCACGTCTTTGCTGGTTTACTCAAGCAAAGTAAACCCGTGCATTTTCCAGATATTACCTATAGCTTCTATCCCGTCTACTGCAAACTTTTTGGAATTAATGCCCAAATAGTTCCCTTGGACGAAAATTTTGAGATTAAAACTGCTGACTACCAATCTCCTAACGGCGGAATTATTTTCCCTAACCCTAATGCGCCAACTGGTAGATCGATTCCCCGCTCAGAAATTGAAGCGCTAGTCTTGCGCAACAAAGATTCAGTACTTGTTATTGATGAAGCTTACGTAGATTACGGGACTGAATCTTGCATTCCACTATTGCGTGGCGCCAACTGTCCAGAAAATTTGTTAGTAGTACACACGCTCTCTAAATCCCGCGCTCTAGCTGGCCTGCGCGTCGGCTTTGCCGTTGGCCATCCAGCTTTGATTGAGGGCTTGGAACGAGTCAAAAATAGCTTTAATTCCTACCCCTTGGGACGCCTTGCTCAAGCTGGTGCGGTTGCAGCCATTGAAGACCAAGCGCACCTAGAAGCAACTTCAGCCAAGGTAATTCAAACTCGTACAAAGTTAATTGAACAACTCGATGCTTTGGGATTTGCAACCCTGCCTTCGACTGCAAACTTTATTTTCACTCGCCATTCGAAGCATGCTGGAGCTAAGCTATATCAAGCCTTGCGGGATCGCGGCATCATCGTGCGTCACTTCAAATCACCACGCATCGAAGAGTTCTTGCGCATTACGATTGGCACAGACGAACAAAGTAATGAACTTGTTGCCGCTTTAAAAGAAATTCTGAATTAA
- the hisB gene encoding imidazoleglycerol-phosphate dehydratase HisB, with product MRQADVTRNTSETKIQISINLDGTGKAELASGVPFLDHMLDQIARHGMIDLKVVANGDTHIDDHHTVEDVGITLGQAFAKAVGDKAGITRYGHSYVPLDETLSRVVIDFSGRPGLEFNVPFTRARVGDFDVDLSIEFFRGFVNHAGVTLHIDNLRGINAHHQIETVFKAFGRALRMALAVDPRASGAIPSTKGSL from the coding sequence ATGCGGCAAGCCGACGTCACCCGAAACACTTCGGAAACCAAAATTCAGATTTCCATCAATTTAGATGGAACCGGTAAGGCTGAGCTAGCCTCCGGAGTCCCTTTTCTAGACCACATGCTCGATCAGATTGCGCGTCACGGCATGATTGACCTCAAAGTGGTTGCAAATGGCGACACCCATATTGACGATCACCACACAGTTGAAGATGTGGGAATTACGCTAGGCCAGGCTTTTGCCAAAGCAGTGGGTGATAAGGCGGGTATTACGCGCTATGGCCATTCTTATGTGCCTCTAGATGAGACCCTTTCTCGTGTTGTGATTGATTTCTCTGGTCGCCCAGGTTTGGAATTTAATGTCCCATTTACCCGTGCACGTGTAGGCGACTTTGATGTGGATCTCAGCATTGAGTTCTTCCGTGGTTTTGTTAATCATGCTGGAGTCACTTTGCACATCGATAATTTGCGCGGTATTAATGCCCACCACCAAATTGAAACTGTGTTCAAGGCTTTTGGTCGTGCTTTGCGTATGGCCTTGGCGGTTGATCCGCGTGCTTCAGGCGCCATTCCTTCAACTAAAGGAAGTCTTTAA
- the hisH gene encoding imidazole glycerol phosphate synthase subunit HisH, whose amino-acid sequence MAQTIAIVDYGMGNLRSVYQAFHHVAPDDNVLIAHQPEEIHSADRVVLPGQGAMPDCMRHLEESGLLDALLEASKSKPLLGVCVGEQMLFDRSAEVRATEQWTPCLGLIPGEVRRFELVGQKQPDGSSYKVPHMGWNQVRQDRKHPLWDGIPDLTSFYFVHSYYVVPQRNEDTAGSTEYGDWFTSAVARDNIFATQFHPEKSAEYGLKLYKNFVSWQP is encoded by the coding sequence TTGGCGCAAACCATTGCGATCGTCGACTATGGAATGGGTAATCTCCGTTCCGTATATCAAGCATTTCATCATGTTGCGCCTGATGACAATGTATTGATTGCTCATCAGCCAGAAGAGATTCATTCTGCAGATCGCGTTGTTTTGCCTGGTCAAGGCGCTATGCCAGATTGCATGAGGCATCTAGAGGAATCTGGATTGTTAGACGCCTTACTGGAGGCCTCTAAAAGCAAGCCACTTTTGGGGGTTTGTGTAGGCGAGCAAATGCTATTTGATAGAAGTGCAGAGGTACGCGCTACCGAGCAATGGACACCTTGTTTGGGTTTGATTCCCGGGGAAGTGCGTCGTTTTGAGCTGGTTGGTCAAAAGCAGCCAGATGGCTCCTCATATAAAGTCCCCCATATGGGCTGGAACCAAGTGCGCCAAGACCGAAAACACCCGCTTTGGGATGGCATACCTGATTTAACGAGCTTCTATTTTGTGCATAGCTACTATGTTGTGCCGCAGCGTAATGAAGATACAGCCGGTTCTACAGAATATGGCGATTGGTTTACTTCTGCGGTGGCGCGAGATAATATTTTTGCAACTCAATTTCATCCAGAAAAAAGTGCAGAATACGGTTTAAAGCTTTATAAAAATTTTGTTTCTTGGCAACCTTAA
- the hisA gene encoding 1-(5-phosphoribosyl)-5-[(5-phosphoribosylamino)methylideneamino]imidazole-4-carboxamide isomerase, with protein sequence MLLIPAIDLKDGHCVRLEQGDMDKATVFSEDPGAMAAHWISKGARRLHLVDLNGAFAGKLKNEAAIKSILKAVGNEIPVQLGGGIRDLETIERLLDDGISTVIIGTAAVKNPGFVQDACTAFPGHVMVGLDARDGKVATDGWSKITGHEVIDLAKKFEDWGVEAIIYTDIGRDGMLKGVNIEATIKLAQAIRIPIIASGGLSNNQDIDALCKAEEEGVMGVIAGRSIYAGDLDLAAAQKYADELTLKYAKKII encoded by the coding sequence ATGCTGCTGATTCCCGCAATTGATCTTAAAGACGGCCACTGTGTTCGACTCGAACAAGGTGATATGGATAAAGCTACGGTATTCTCAGAAGACCCTGGCGCAATGGCAGCGCATTGGATTAGCAAAGGTGCTCGACGCTTACATTTGGTAGATCTCAACGGCGCATTTGCCGGCAAGCTCAAAAATGAGGCTGCGATTAAATCGATTCTCAAAGCGGTTGGTAATGAAATCCCTGTGCAACTCGGTGGCGGTATTCGTGATCTTGAAACCATTGAGCGTTTATTAGATGACGGTATTAGCACTGTCATCATTGGCACCGCAGCCGTAAAGAATCCCGGTTTTGTGCAAGATGCCTGCACAGCATTTCCAGGTCATGTCATGGTTGGTTTAGATGCGCGTGATGGCAAAGTAGCAACTGATGGCTGGAGCAAGATTACGGGCCATGAAGTGATTGATCTTGCCAAGAAGTTTGAAGATTGGGGCGTAGAAGCCATTATCTATACCGATATTGGTCGGGATGGCATGCTCAAGGGTGTGAACATTGAAGCCACAATCAAGCTGGCTCAAGCCATTCGCATTCCGATAATTGCCAGTGGTGGACTCTCTAATAATCAAGATATTGATGCACTTTGCAAAGCGGAAGAAGAAGGCGTCATGGGCGTGATTGCTGGTCGCTCTATTTATGCGGGCGATCTTGATCTTGCAGCTGCTCAAAAATATGCTGATGAGTTAACCCTCAAGTACGCAAAGAAAATCATCTAG
- the hisF gene encoding imidazole glycerol phosphate synthase subunit HisF translates to MLTKRIIPCLDVTAGRVVKGVNFVGLRDAGDPVEIAKRYDTQGADELTFLDITATSDGRDLILHIIEDVASQVFIPLTVGGGVRAVADVRRLLNAGADKVSMNSSAVANPDLVSDAAAYYGSQCIVVAIDAKQTEAGNWEVFTHGGRTATGMDVVTWATEVAKRGAGEILLTSMNRDGSKDGFDLALTAAVSDAVPVPVIASGGVGNLQHLVDGITKGHADAVLAASIFHYGDYTVGQAKEYMAAQGIPVRI, encoded by the coding sequence GTGTTAACGAAGCGAATTATTCCTTGTTTGGATGTCACTGCAGGGCGCGTTGTTAAAGGTGTGAACTTTGTAGGCTTACGTGATGCAGGCGATCCAGTCGAAATCGCTAAACGTTATGACACACAAGGCGCTGATGAGCTGACGTTTTTAGATATCACCGCTACTTCTGATGGACGCGATCTGATTTTGCACATCATTGAGGATGTGGCATCACAAGTTTTTATTCCGCTTACTGTTGGCGGCGGTGTGCGTGCAGTGGCTGATGTGCGTCGCTTACTGAATGCCGGCGCAGATAAAGTGAGCATGAATTCTTCTGCGGTAGCCAACCCCGATTTAGTTTCCGATGCAGCCGCTTATTACGGTTCTCAGTGTATTGTGGTGGCGATTGATGCCAAGCAAACTGAAGCTGGCAATTGGGAAGTGTTTACCCATGGCGGTAGAACTGCGACTGGAATGGATGTAGTCACATGGGCTACTGAAGTGGCTAAACGTGGTGCAGGCGAGATTCTTTTAACAAGCATGAACCGCGATGGCAGTAAGGATGGCTTTGACTTGGCTTTAACTGCTGCAGTAAGCGATGCCGTTCCTGTTCCCGTGATTGCCTCTGGCGGCGTTGGTAATTTGCAGCATTTAGTCGATGGTATTACTAAGGGCCATGCAGATGCAGTATTGGCGGCTAGTATTTTTCACTATGGTGATTACACCGTTGGGCAGGCAAAAGAATATATGGCAGCCCAAGGAATTCCGGTTCGGATTTAA
- a CDS encoding type II toxin-antitoxin system HicB family antitoxin — protein MKYPIAIEPGGHKLVWGVIVPDMPGCFSAADSGIDEAIENAKEAIELWIEAALDAGEDIPKPSSITELQKKKEFKGYIWAIAEIDPALLSDDIERVNISLPKRVLARLDAKAKSAGENRSAFIAHMAISA, from the coding sequence ATGAAATATCCAATTGCTATTGAACCAGGTGGGCATAAGTTGGTGTGGGGTGTGATTGTTCCTGACATGCCAGGCTGCTTTTCTGCCGCTGACAGTGGAATTGATGAGGCTATTGAGAATGCCAAAGAAGCGATTGAGCTTTGGATTGAGGCCGCATTAGACGCGGGCGAAGATATCCCAAAGCCCAGTTCTATTACCGAGCTGCAAAAGAAGAAAGAGTTCAAAGGATATATTTGGGCAATTGCTGAGATTGACCCGGCATTACTGTCGGACGATATCGAAAGAGTAAATATTTCTTTACCAAAAAGGGTTCTAGCAAGATTAGATGCTAAGGCCAAATCTGCTGGTGAAAACCGCTCCGCCTTTATCGCGCATATGGCGATTAGCGCTTAA
- a CDS encoding type II toxin-antitoxin system HicA family toxin, producing the protein MNSKELIKALEKDGWVLRGSKGSHHVFNHPRKAGHITVPHPKKGLGIGLVQKLLKQAGIK; encoded by the coding sequence ATGAATAGCAAAGAACTCATCAAGGCATTAGAAAAAGATGGCTGGGTTTTGCGGGGCTCAAAAGGGTCTCATCATGTTTTTAACCACCCCCGCAAAGCTGGGCACATTACGGTTCCTCATCCCAAAAAAGGTCTAGGAATTGGATTGGTTCAAAAACTACTGAAACAAGCAGGAATTAAATAG
- the hisI gene encoding phosphoribosyl-AMP cyclohydrolase, with amino-acid sequence MSDTNKNSLDQGLLAAVTWNDQGLVPVIAQEVGSKDILMMAWMNRDALLETLRLGEAVYWTRSRQKLWHKGEESGHTQKVKEIRLDCDGDTILLMVEQKDGIACHTGEHSCFFREWDSVSSNWQKISKN; translated from the coding sequence ATGTCAGATACAAATAAAAACTCACTAGACCAGGGGCTATTAGCAGCGGTGACTTGGAATGATCAAGGATTGGTTCCAGTAATCGCCCAAGAAGTTGGCAGCAAGGATATCTTGATGATGGCCTGGATGAATCGCGACGCCTTATTGGAAACCTTACGCTTAGGCGAGGCAGTCTACTGGACTCGTTCCAGACAAAAACTGTGGCACAAGGGCGAAGAGTCTGGCCATACCCAGAAAGTAAAAGAAATTCGTCTGGATTGTGATGGGGATACGATTTTGCTGATGGTTGAGCAAAAAGACGGGATTGCTTGCCATACGGGTGAGCATAGCTGCTTCTTTAGGGAGTGGGATTCTGTAAGCTCAAATTGGCAAAAGATCAGTAAAAACTGA
- a CDS encoding antitoxin — MMGLTAKIFMNGRSQAIRLPAAFRFEEKEVFIRRDPSTGDLILSRRPENWDSFFVALASADVPLDFLSPEDRNQDSQDRDPFAGVND, encoded by the coding sequence ATGATGGGTCTAACAGCAAAAATCTTTATGAATGGGCGTAGTCAAGCAATAAGATTGCCTGCAGCCTTTCGTTTTGAGGAAAAAGAAGTATTTATTCGGCGTGATCCCAGTACTGGCGACTTAATTCTGTCCAGAAGGCCCGAAAACTGGGATAGCTTTTTCGTGGCGCTTGCAAGCGCGGATGTTCCTTTGGATTTCTTAAGTCCCGAAGATCGAAATCAAGACTCGCAAGATCGAGATCCTTTTGCTGGAGTCAATGACTGA
- a CDS encoding type II toxin-antitoxin system VapC family toxin, producing MRYMLDTNTVSSLIKKNPVVSRKIASVPMERLCLSVISEGEILYGLAKKPNARNLHLVVQEFLKRVDVLVWDTDVAEHYGVLRAQLEGSGNVLGSLDMQIAAHASQLGAILVTNDQAFKRIKQLKVEDWTV from the coding sequence ATGAGATATATGCTCGATACCAATACCGTCAGCAGCCTCATTAAGAAAAACCCAGTAGTAAGTAGAAAAATCGCTAGTGTTCCCATGGAAAGACTATGCTTGTCAGTTATATCTGAAGGTGAAATTCTCTATGGTTTGGCAAAAAAGCCAAATGCAAGGAACTTACATTTGGTTGTGCAAGAGTTTTTAAAGCGAGTGGATGTTTTAGTTTGGGATACCGATGTAGCCGAGCATTATGGTGTTTTAAGGGCCCAGTTAGAGGGCAGTGGAAATGTGTTGGGCTCTCTTGACATGCAAATTGCAGCACATGCTTCTCAGCTTGGAGCAATTCTGGTGACAAATGACCAGGCTTTTAAAAGGATAAAGCAGTTAAAGGTAGAGGATTGGACTGTATAG
- a CDS encoding phosphoribosyl-ATP diphosphatase, with protein MKKILNSDKKIESALTHLADVVDQRRDAFKAGQADPKTSYTALLFSKGDDGILKKIGEEATEAVMAAKDARNSNLAADQQKLLVGEMADLWFHCLIALSQFNLRPEDVIAELDRRLGTSGIEEKAARKAAGKE; from the coding sequence ATGAAAAAAATACTGAACTCAGACAAAAAAATTGAATCTGCTCTCACCCATTTAGCCGATGTAGTTGATCAACGTCGTGATGCATTTAAGGCAGGCCAAGCAGACCCCAAAACTTCATATACCGCCTTGCTCTTTTCAAAGGGTGATGACGGGATCTTGAAAAAGATTGGCGAAGAAGCGACTGAGGCTGTGATGGCGGCAAAAGATGCGCGTAATTCTAATTTGGCGGCCGATCAACAAAAGCTCTTAGTCGGCGAAATGGCTGATTTGTGGTTTCACTGCTTGATTGCTTTGTCTCAATTTAACCTACGCCCGGAAGATGTCATTGCCGAGCTTGATCGTCGCTTGGGTACTTCTGGCATTGAAGAGAAGGCCGCGAGAAAAGCGGCTGGTAAAGAGTAA